The following proteins come from a genomic window of Nitrospira sp.:
- a CDS encoding Fumarate hydratase class II codes for MKKDQNKPPTPTRIERDTMGELAVPLEAYYGVQTARAIENFPISSLRMPRAVIRAMGMIKRAAATANKSLGLLDKKSADAIKQAASEVIDGKLDAEFPVDIFQTGSGTSTNMNTNEVISNRATELLGGARGSKLVHPNDHVNLGQSSNDVIPTAIHIAASEMMQQQLLPALTRLHKALKGKAKEFDTVVKIGRTHLQDATPVRLGQEFGGYARQIELGIQRVEQAQEALSEVALGGTAVGTGLNCHPKFSSKVMAIISKETGCSFKEAKNHFEAQSAQDSLVEASGYLRTLAVSLMKIANDIRWLGSGPRCGLGEINVPETQPGSSIMPGKVNPVIAESVTMVCAQVIGNDVTVTVGGQAANFELIVMMPVMAYNLLQSIELLATASNNFSAKCIEGINANEERCQSLIEESLAMCTALAPEIGYEAAAKLAKEAYKSGKTVRQVAKEQKVLPDRRLAELLDPWRMTEPGGPVGSAGG; via the coding sequence ATGAAAAAGGATCAGAACAAGCCCCCGACACCGACCCGAATTGAACGAGATACGATGGGGGAACTGGCTGTTCCTCTTGAGGCCTATTACGGAGTACAGACAGCCCGGGCGATCGAGAATTTCCCGATCAGCTCGCTGCGTATGCCTCGGGCCGTTATTCGGGCTATGGGGATGATCAAGCGGGCCGCCGCTACTGCGAATAAGTCCCTTGGTTTGTTGGACAAAAAGTCCGCGGATGCCATCAAGCAGGCGGCGAGTGAAGTGATCGATGGCAAACTGGATGCAGAGTTCCCGGTCGATATTTTTCAGACAGGATCCGGGACGTCCACCAATATGAACACCAATGAGGTCATCTCCAACCGTGCGACTGAGTTGTTGGGCGGTGCGCGTGGCAGCAAGCTGGTGCATCCGAACGACCATGTGAATCTCGGCCAATCGAGCAACGATGTGATTCCGACCGCTATTCACATCGCTGCGTCAGAGATGATGCAGCAGCAGCTGTTGCCGGCGTTGACTCGATTGCACAAGGCATTGAAGGGCAAGGCCAAGGAGTTCGATACGGTCGTGAAAATTGGGAGGACGCATCTACAAGATGCCACGCCGGTTCGGCTTGGCCAGGAATTCGGTGGCTATGCCAGGCAAATCGAACTCGGTATCCAGCGGGTCGAGCAGGCACAGGAGGCCTTGAGTGAAGTCGCCTTGGGCGGAACGGCCGTCGGCACAGGCCTGAACTGCCATCCGAAATTTTCTTCCAAAGTCATGGCAATCATTTCCAAGGAAACCGGCTGCTCGTTCAAAGAAGCCAAGAATCATTTCGAGGCGCAGTCGGCGCAGGATTCACTGGTTGAAGCGAGCGGGTATCTACGAACACTGGCCGTGAGTCTCATGAAAATCGCCAATGATATTCGCTGGCTGGGGTCCGGGCCGCGCTGCGGACTCGGCGAAATCAATGTGCCCGAGACGCAGCCTGGTTCGTCGATCATGCCGGGCAAAGTCAATCCCGTGATCGCCGAATCCGTGACGATGGTCTGTGCGCAGGTAATCGGGAACGATGTCACGGTAACTGTCGGGGGCCAGGCGGCGAATTTTGAGCTCATCGTGATGATGCCGGTCATGGCGTACAACCTGTTGCAATCCATTGAACTTCTTGCAACGGCCTCCAACAATTTCTCGGCCAAGTGCATTGAAGGCATCAACGCGAACGAAGAACGTTGTCAGAGCCTCATCGAGGAGAGCCTTGCAATGTGTACCGCTCTTGCGCCGGAGATCGGCTACGAAGCGGCTGCAAAATTGGCCAAGGAAGCGTATAAATCCGGAAAGACGGTGAGGCAGGTCGCTAAAGAACAAAAAGTCTTACCCGACAGGCGCCTCGCCGAACTCCTCGACCCATGGCGCATGACGGAACCGGGCGGGCCGGTGGGGAGTGCGGGAGGGTAG
- a CDS encoding thiaminease II → MSFSHHLRKLAASIWNAQLSHPFVVALGNGTLPEHKFKYYILQDARFLGDLARVLSAGALKAPDSESALRFNKLAEETIVVERSLHESYGKKWALTAKQMTSVPMAPTNYAYTRHMLAVAGSGTAAEITVVTLPCAWVYCVVGQHLLRKGPPAKNHPYRDWLMLYASPEFAEVQLWMRKKIDQWAKTAGREEKRRMEESFIISSRYEWMFWDMAWKEEKWPV, encoded by the coding sequence ATGTCATTCTCACACCACCTTCGCAAGCTCGCCGCATCGATCTGGAACGCCCAACTCAGTCATCCCTTCGTCGTGGCTCTCGGCAACGGCACACTGCCTGAACATAAATTCAAGTATTACATTCTGCAGGACGCGCGGTTTCTCGGCGACCTGGCGCGTGTGTTGTCTGCCGGCGCCCTGAAAGCCCCAGATTCGGAATCGGCCTTGCGGTTCAATAAGCTTGCAGAGGAGACGATCGTTGTCGAGCGGAGCCTGCATGAGAGCTATGGAAAGAAATGGGCGCTCACGGCCAAACAGATGACATCCGTCCCGATGGCGCCGACAAACTATGCGTACACCAGACACATGCTGGCAGTGGCAGGTTCAGGCACTGCGGCAGAGATCACCGTCGTCACCCTTCCTTGCGCCTGGGTCTACTGTGTCGTCGGACAACACTTGTTGCGAAAAGGGCCGCCTGCTAAAAATCATCCCTACCGCGATTGGCTGATGCTGTATGCGTCGCCGGAGTTTGCCGAAGTGCAGTTGTGGATGCGAAAAAAAATTGATCAATGGGCCAAGACCGCCGGCAGAGAAGAAAAACGGCGGATGGAAGAATCCTTCATCATCAGCTCACGGTACGAGTGGATGTTCTGGGACATGGCGTGGAAGGAAGAGAAGTGGCCGGTGTGA
- a CDS encoding Hydrolase, alpha/beta fold family, whose protein sequence is MPLILCFVSYLMTACAPPSQIPPYFETLERSPIERIPIKTVLVHDQRIAYLDIGTGPPVILIHGFGGSMWQWEHQQHALSQHFRTLTLDLPGSGLSDKPDIEYLPDQMLDFCIGFMDAVEISQATLIGNSMGAGLAIGMALTHPTRIDKLVLIDGLPSHVKAKLASRSFKQALESRAPSWLVSFGNWLFGGLVTESVLKEIVHDHRLLTPAVIERSNRNRRRPGIIKPIMAVRNALPSWETDFAPRLSSITHPTMIIWGEYDRLFPMAVGEELHHRIRGSTFVKVPDAGHMPQWERPDLVNRSLIAYIQPSP, encoded by the coding sequence GTGCCGCTCATATTGTGCTTCGTCTCTTATCTCATGACCGCCTGTGCGCCGCCTTCACAGATCCCGCCCTATTTTGAAACATTGGAACGTAGCCCGATAGAACGCATTCCGATCAAGACCGTTCTCGTCCATGATCAACGGATCGCGTATCTCGATATCGGTACGGGCCCGCCGGTCATTTTGATCCATGGCTTCGGCGGATCCATGTGGCAATGGGAACATCAGCAACATGCCTTGTCTCAACACTTCCGTACTCTGACGCTCGACCTACCCGGCTCCGGATTGTCCGACAAGCCGGACATTGAGTACCTGCCGGATCAGATGTTGGACTTCTGTATCGGATTCATGGACGCCGTGGAGATTTCTCAAGCCACATTGATCGGCAATTCCATGGGCGCTGGGCTGGCTATAGGCATGGCATTGACTCATCCGACCCGCATCGACAAACTCGTGCTTATCGATGGGTTGCCGTCTCATGTCAAGGCCAAGCTCGCCAGCCGGTCGTTCAAGCAAGCCTTGGAGTCCAGAGCTCCTTCCTGGCTTGTCTCCTTCGGCAACTGGTTGTTCGGCGGACTGGTCACCGAGTCGGTCCTAAAGGAAATCGTCCATGATCACCGCCTCCTCACACCCGCCGTTATCGAACGGTCCAACCGTAATCGCCGACGCCCCGGCATCATCAAACCCATCATGGCCGTGAGAAACGCCCTCCCCTCCTGGGAAACCGACTTCGCTCCCCGCCTGAGCAGCATCACGCACCCGACCATGATCATCTGGGGTGAATACGACCGGTTGTTCCCCATGGCTGTGGGTGAAGAACTTCACCACAGAATCCGAGGATCAACGTTCGTGAAGGTCCCGGATGCCGGTCATATGCCCCAGTGGGAACGGCCTGATCTGGTCAACCGATCGTTGATCGCGTATATTCAACCATCGCCCTGA
- a CDS encoding Biotin carboxylase of acetyl-CoA carboxylase, whose translation MFKKILVANRGEIAMRIIRACRELNIATAAIYSEADSTGIYVKKADESYMVGPGPVKGFLDSKQIVDLAKRIGADAVHPGYGFLSENAEFAELCQASGMTFIGPSTQAITLMGSKVKARELAESAGVPIVPGTDGAITGVKEALAFARKAGYPVMIKASAGGGGRGLRVVRSDDELRENMEVAAREAQASFGDGSVFIEKYIERPHHIEFQILGDRHGNIIHLNERDCSIQRRHQKLIEIAPSLILTQELREEMGNAAIAIARAVNYDNAGTVEFLLDQEGHFYFIEMNPRLQVEHTVTEQITAIDIVRYQISIAAGIPLDIAQKDVILQGHAIQCRINAEDPKNNFLPCTGTVTAYLSPGGIGVRIDGAVYKDYTIPPYYDALLAKLTVRGRTWDEAVSRMRRSLEEYVLRGVKTTIPFMEAIMQERDFIAGRFDTSYLDTHPELYSYHEFEQPEDLVLALSAAIAAYEGL comes from the coding sequence ATGTTCAAGAAGATCTTAGTTGCCAATCGCGGTGAGATTGCCATGCGGATCATCCGCGCCTGCCGCGAATTGAACATTGCCACCGCTGCCATCTATTCCGAAGCAGATTCAACCGGCATCTACGTGAAGAAAGCGGATGAATCCTACATGGTCGGGCCAGGACCGGTGAAGGGCTTCTTGGATAGTAAACAGATCGTCGATTTGGCCAAACGGATCGGCGCCGATGCCGTCCATCCCGGATACGGATTTCTTTCTGAAAATGCGGAGTTTGCTGAACTCTGTCAGGCTTCCGGCATGACGTTCATTGGTCCTTCCACCCAGGCCATTACCCTGATGGGCAGCAAGGTCAAGGCGCGCGAGCTCGCCGAATCAGCCGGTGTCCCGATCGTGCCCGGCACGGATGGAGCCATTACCGGTGTAAAAGAAGCCCTGGCCTTCGCAAGGAAAGCGGGTTACCCGGTTATGATCAAGGCAAGCGCCGGCGGCGGCGGCCGTGGGCTTCGCGTGGTCCGATCAGACGATGAGCTGCGAGAGAATATGGAAGTCGCCGCGCGCGAGGCTCAGGCCTCTTTCGGAGACGGCAGCGTCTTCATCGAAAAATATATCGAACGGCCGCACCATATTGAATTCCAAATATTGGGAGACCGCCACGGGAATATCATCCACTTAAATGAACGCGATTGTTCAATTCAAAGACGTCACCAGAAGTTGATTGAAATCGCCCCGTCGTTGATTCTGACACAGGAGCTCCGGGAAGAGATGGGCAACGCCGCCATCGCCATCGCGCGCGCGGTGAACTACGACAACGCGGGAACCGTTGAGTTTCTACTCGATCAAGAAGGTCACTTCTACTTCATCGAGATGAATCCGCGTCTCCAGGTCGAACATACGGTGACGGAACAGATCACGGCGATCGACATCGTCCGCTATCAAATTTCGATCGCGGCGGGGATTCCCCTCGACATCGCGCAGAAAGACGTGATTCTCCAAGGTCATGCCATCCAATGTCGAATCAATGCGGAAGACCCCAAAAACAATTTCTTGCCCTGCACGGGCACTGTGACGGCCTATCTCTCTCCCGGTGGAATCGGTGTTCGCATCGACGGTGCCGTCTACAAGGATTACACGATCCCACCGTACTATGATGCGCTGCTGGCCAAATTGACGGTCCGGGGCCGCACCTGGGATGAAGCCGTCAGTCGCATGCGACGCTCCCTCGAAGAGTACGTGCTTCGTGGAGTAAAAACCACGATTCCCTTCATGGAAGCGATCATGCAGGAACGGGACTTTATTGCGGGACGCTTCGACACGTCGTACCTGGACACCCATCCGGAGTTGTATTCGTATCACGAGTTTGAGCAGCCGGAAGATCTGGTTTTGGCGTTGTCTGCCGCGATCGCCGCCTACGAAGGGCTCTAA
- a CDS encoding Transcription accessory protein (S1 RNA-binding domain), producing MMTETTQTSTDGVQLKIVPIIAKELGVGALQVSAAVTLLDGGATVPFIARYRKEATGNLDDTQLRTLEDRLGYLRELEERRAAVLASIEEQGKLTDALRERIEAATTKQAVEDLYLPFKPKRRTRAQIAREAGLEPLADGLLTNPTLHPEQEALKYIRVVPAAEGVEAINVPDAKTALEGARDILMERFAETADLLAMLRARLWNEGVVTSTVMKDKETAEEEKFRDYYAYAEPIKAIPSHRALALFRGRALGVLKLELSLGEKLEAVVPHPCVSMIAAHAGIEDRGRPADKWLVGVCEWAWRVKIHLQLSTELLVQLREASEAEAIKIFARNLHELLLAAPAGPKVILGLDPGIRTGCKVAVVDATGKLLATETIYPHQPRNDWQGALETLVRLVVHHRVEVIAIGNGTASRETDKLAGEVIKLIAIQKPDHKLAKIVVSEAGASVYSASAFASSEFPGLDVSLRGAVSIARRVQDPLAELVKIEPKAIGVGQYQHDVDQRALSRSLDATVEDCVNAVGVNVNTASVPLLERVSGLNKALARNIVDYRNVNGPFPNRAAIRNVPRLGEKTFEQAAGFLRIPDGDNPLDRSAVHPEAYPVVERILTRLGTGIAEVMRQPTVLKGLLQTDFTDEKFGLPTVRDIFAELEKPGRDPRPEFKTATFREGVESLSDLQTGMVLEGVVTNVAAFGAFVDIGVHQDGLVHVSALANKFVKDPHEIVKPGQVVKVKVIDVDLKRQRIALTMRLEDTASRPSVSAQPGNQVTRNPPGRGSSASGKTGTPQPIGAMALALAKARQKL from the coding sequence ATGATGACGGAAACGACTCAGACGTCAACGGACGGGGTACAGCTCAAGATTGTTCCGATCATTGCCAAGGAGCTCGGTGTCGGGGCGCTTCAAGTAAGTGCCGCCGTGACGCTGCTCGATGGAGGGGCCACGGTCCCGTTCATCGCGCGTTATCGTAAAGAGGCAACCGGCAACTTGGACGATACGCAATTGCGCACACTGGAAGATCGACTGGGCTATCTCCGTGAGCTGGAAGAGCGGCGTGCCGCCGTGTTGGCCTCGATTGAGGAACAAGGGAAGCTCACGGATGCCTTGCGTGAGCGCATCGAAGCGGCGACGACCAAGCAGGCCGTCGAAGACCTGTACCTGCCCTTCAAGCCCAAGCGCCGCACGCGTGCACAGATTGCGCGCGAGGCAGGATTGGAGCCGTTGGCCGATGGGTTGTTGACCAATCCGACGCTGCATCCCGAGCAAGAAGCGCTCAAGTACATTCGCGTCGTGCCGGCTGCCGAAGGAGTGGAAGCAATCAATGTGCCCGATGCCAAAACCGCGCTGGAAGGGGCACGTGACATTCTGATGGAGCGGTTCGCCGAAACAGCCGACTTGCTGGCCATGCTGCGGGCGAGGCTGTGGAACGAAGGAGTCGTGACCTCGACAGTGATGAAGGACAAGGAAACGGCCGAAGAGGAGAAGTTCCGGGATTACTACGCCTATGCGGAACCGATCAAAGCCATTCCATCGCATCGCGCTCTTGCGCTTTTCAGAGGCCGTGCGCTCGGGGTCTTGAAGTTGGAATTGAGTTTGGGAGAAAAGCTTGAGGCGGTCGTCCCCCATCCCTGCGTCTCGATGATCGCAGCGCACGCCGGCATTGAAGATCGCGGTCGGCCAGCGGACAAATGGTTGGTCGGTGTATGCGAATGGGCATGGCGTGTCAAAATTCATCTGCAACTCAGCACTGAGCTGCTGGTGCAGTTGCGCGAAGCGTCCGAGGCCGAGGCGATCAAGATTTTTGCACGGAATCTCCATGAGTTATTGTTGGCGGCGCCGGCCGGGCCCAAGGTCATCCTCGGTTTGGATCCCGGCATTCGCACCGGGTGCAAAGTCGCGGTTGTCGATGCAACGGGGAAGTTATTGGCAACCGAGACGATCTACCCGCACCAACCACGCAACGACTGGCAAGGGGCATTGGAAACGTTGGTCCGTCTGGTCGTTCACCATCGTGTGGAAGTGATTGCGATCGGCAACGGGACGGCGAGCCGGGAGACAGACAAGTTGGCCGGAGAAGTGATCAAACTGATTGCGATTCAAAAACCTGACCATAAGCTGGCGAAAATAGTGGTCAGTGAAGCAGGAGCGTCGGTGTACTCGGCTTCGGCCTTTGCTTCGTCGGAATTTCCTGGGCTGGATGTCAGCTTGCGAGGTGCGGTGTCCATCGCTCGGCGGGTGCAGGACCCGCTGGCGGAGCTGGTCAAGATTGAGCCGAAGGCCATCGGAGTCGGGCAATATCAGCATGATGTCGATCAGCGGGCCTTGTCGCGGTCGCTCGATGCCACGGTCGAAGATTGCGTGAATGCTGTCGGTGTGAACGTCAATACGGCGTCGGTGCCGTTGTTGGAGCGAGTCTCGGGTCTCAATAAGGCGCTGGCCAGAAATATTGTGGACTATCGAAATGTGAACGGACCGTTCCCAAACCGTGCTGCGATCCGCAATGTGCCGCGTCTTGGGGAAAAAACCTTTGAGCAGGCGGCTGGTTTTTTGCGCATCCCGGACGGCGACAATCCTTTAGATCGGTCCGCCGTGCATCCAGAGGCCTATCCGGTGGTTGAGCGTATTCTGACACGATTAGGAACGGGAATTGCTGAGGTGATGCGTCAGCCGACGGTCTTGAAAGGGTTGTTGCAGACTGACTTTACCGATGAGAAGTTTGGGTTACCGACGGTGCGGGACATTTTTGCCGAGCTGGAAAAACCAGGTCGCGATCCTCGTCCTGAATTCAAGACGGCGACCTTCCGCGAGGGGGTCGAGTCCCTGAGTGATTTACAGACCGGCATGGTGTTGGAGGGAGTCGTGACGAATGTGGCGGCGTTCGGGGCCTTCGTCGACATTGGGGTGCATCAGGACGGGCTCGTCCACGTGTCGGCACTGGCCAATAAATTTGTTAAAGATCCACACGAGATCGTCAAGCCAGGACAGGTCGTCAAGGTGAAGGTGATCGATGTCGATCTGAAGCGCCAGCGTATTGCATTGACCATGCGTCTCGAGGATACGGCGAGTCGTCCATCTGTTTCGGCGCAGCCTGGAAACCAAGTGACACGTAACCCGCCTGGTCGTGGGTCGTCGGCATCCGGTAAGACGGGAACACCTCAGCCAATCGGTGCTATGGCGCTGGCCTTGGCAAAGGCCAGGCAGAAATTATAG
- a CDS encoding Pyruvate carboxylase subunit B (biotin-containing) codes for MAKRRPSTKKPQKKSRSSAPAIKTSKSVASRPSEFSITPAAGKPVLITDVALRDGHQSLLATRMRTEDMLPIAQKLDAVGYWSLEVWGGATFDTCLRFLKEDPWERLRALRAAMPNTKLQMLLRGQNLVGYRHYADDVVERFIERSATNGIDVFRIFDALNDVRNLDRAVSEVKACGKHAEATICYTVSPVHSIDRFVDLAKKLEDLGTDTICIKDMAGLLAPLDAYHLVRRLKAAVKVPLHLHSHYTSGMASMASLMAILGGLDMLDTSISPLAGGTSHPATETLVASLQNTPYDTGLELASFQPITEHFRMVRRKYRQFESDFTGVDAEILMSQIPGGMLSNLAAQLTEQNALDRMKEVLDEVPRVRKEMGYPPLVTPTSQIVGTQATLNVLTGERYKVITTETKNYFLGLYGRAPGQVDLDVMARATGDETPIKTRPADRLEPELDDAKKELPDSAQTVEDQLSFVLFPSIARDFFEAREKGDLTPEPLELGSAKGPATAHELHLAPVEFNVTVHGETYHVKVSGSGRKIDGRKPYYIRVNDKLEEVSLEPIQEVLAGVPESQETELGGKPKRPRPSKPGDVAPPMPGRVVKILVAVDDRVKAGDPLLIIEAMKMESQVPAPIDGRVATILAAEGDNVKTDETVIQLE; via the coding sequence ATGGCGAAACGGCGACCATCGACAAAGAAACCGCAAAAAAAGAGCAGATCATCCGCTCCGGCGATCAAGACTTCGAAAAGCGTCGCGTCCCGTCCCAGTGAATTCTCGATCACGCCGGCCGCCGGCAAGCCGGTTCTGATCACGGATGTCGCGTTGCGAGACGGCCATCAGTCGTTATTGGCGACGCGCATGCGCACGGAAGACATGCTGCCCATCGCACAAAAGCTCGATGCCGTCGGCTATTGGTCGCTGGAAGTCTGGGGCGGCGCCACCTTCGACACCTGTTTGCGCTTCCTAAAAGAAGATCCCTGGGAACGGCTCCGAGCCCTGCGGGCCGCCATGCCCAACACCAAGCTCCAAATGTTGTTGCGCGGGCAAAACCTCGTCGGCTATCGCCATTACGCCGACGACGTGGTGGAGCGGTTCATCGAACGTTCAGCCACGAACGGCATCGATGTCTTCCGCATCTTCGACGCCCTCAACGACGTGCGGAATCTCGATCGAGCCGTCAGCGAAGTGAAAGCGTGCGGCAAACATGCTGAGGCCACTATCTGTTACACCGTCAGCCCGGTCCATAGCATCGACCGGTTTGTGGATTTGGCCAAGAAGCTGGAGGATCTTGGAACGGATACGATTTGTATCAAAGACATGGCCGGACTCCTGGCCCCGCTCGATGCCTACCATTTGGTGCGTCGGCTGAAGGCCGCCGTGAAGGTTCCTCTCCATCTCCACTCGCATTACACGTCCGGTATGGCCTCGATGGCCTCGTTGATGGCGATCCTCGGAGGCCTCGACATGCTCGATACCTCTATCTCTCCGCTGGCAGGGGGCACTTCCCATCCGGCCACGGAAACGCTGGTCGCTTCGCTCCAGAATACGCCTTACGATACGGGACTGGAACTCGCCTCCTTCCAGCCGATCACCGAGCACTTCCGAATGGTTCGCCGCAAGTACCGTCAGTTCGAAAGTGATTTTACCGGCGTGGATGCGGAAATCCTCATGTCGCAGATTCCCGGCGGTATGCTGTCGAACTTGGCCGCCCAGCTGACGGAGCAGAATGCGCTGGACCGGATGAAGGAAGTCCTCGACGAAGTCCCGCGTGTGCGGAAAGAAATGGGTTATCCCCCGCTCGTCACCCCGACCAGCCAAATCGTGGGAACGCAGGCGACACTCAATGTGCTGACCGGTGAGCGATACAAAGTGATCACTACAGAAACCAAGAATTATTTTTTGGGACTGTATGGCCGTGCCCCCGGACAGGTTGATCTCGACGTCATGGCGCGCGCCACCGGCGATGAAACACCGATCAAAACCAGGCCGGCCGATAGACTTGAGCCGGAATTGGATGACGCAAAAAAAGAGCTTCCGGACTCGGCTCAGACCGTCGAGGATCAGCTATCGTTCGTGTTGTTTCCCTCCATCGCGCGGGACTTTTTCGAAGCCCGCGAGAAAGGCGATTTGACCCCTGAACCGCTCGAATTGGGGTCGGCGAAAGGGCCCGCCACCGCTCACGAACTGCACCTGGCTCCCGTGGAATTCAATGTGACGGTGCATGGAGAGACCTATCATGTGAAAGTCTCGGGCTCGGGTCGAAAGATCGACGGACGTAAGCCCTACTACATCCGTGTGAACGATAAGCTCGAAGAAGTGTCGCTCGAACCCATCCAAGAAGTGCTCGCCGGTGTCCCGGAGTCCCAGGAGACCGAATTGGGAGGAAAACCCAAACGTCCCAGACCTTCGAAACCAGGTGATGTGGCTCCGCCCATGCCGGGCCGAGTGGTGAAAATCCTGGTGGCGGTCGATGATCGCGTCAAGGCTGGAGATCCCCTGTTGATCATCGAAGCGATGAAGATGGAAAGCCAGGTGCCGGCGCCGATTGATGGGAGGGTCGCCACGATCTTGGCTGCCGAGGGTGACAATGTGAAGACGGATGAAACGGTCATTCAACTGGAATAG
- a CDS encoding Soluble pyridine nucleotide transhydrogenase, which yields MAHYDLLVIGTGPAGQKAAVQAAKLSKKVGIIERKTVVGGVCINTGTIPSKSLREAVLYLSGFRQRNIYGGEYRLKKKIAIEDLVFRTNHVIKHEIQTVQNQMARNQVDMFFGSADFLDPHRLRVQGDHGAMELTADFIVIAVGTEPARPPDIPFDDKTIIDTDGLLTLKHIPGSIVIVGGGVIGTEYASILAALGIPVTLIDKRPRLLEFVDVEIIETLQQRMKDLGVTLYHDEEVLAIKKEWNKSIHVSLRHNRPIRTSTLMYAIGRVGATQSLNLQTVGLQPDSRGRLTVNEHFQTAIPHIYAVGDVVGFPALASTSMQQGRHAACHAFGYPDRTDTSLLPYGIYAIPEISMVGRNEDELRQAEVPYGIGIARYKEIARGQLIGDETGMLKLLFHRHTRHLLGVHVIGEGATELIHIGQAVMAFHGKIDYFIDTVFNYPTLAECYKVAALDGMNRMPRPWIPYI from the coding sequence ATGGCTCATTACGATTTACTGGTCATCGGCACGGGACCCGCCGGCCAAAAGGCAGCGGTACAGGCGGCCAAGCTTAGTAAGAAGGTCGGAATCATTGAGCGAAAGACGGTCGTCGGTGGAGTCTGCATCAATACGGGGACTATTCCCAGCAAATCCCTCCGCGAAGCGGTGCTCTATCTCTCCGGATTTCGTCAACGCAACATCTATGGGGGAGAGTACCGCTTAAAGAAGAAGATCGCGATCGAAGACCTGGTCTTCCGCACGAACCACGTCATCAAGCACGAGATCCAGACCGTACAGAATCAGATGGCCCGGAATCAAGTTGATATGTTTTTCGGTTCAGCCGACTTTCTCGATCCACATCGTCTGCGTGTTCAAGGGGATCATGGAGCGATGGAACTGACGGCGGACTTCATCGTGATCGCCGTGGGGACGGAACCTGCCAGGCCCCCAGACATCCCGTTCGACGACAAAACCATCATCGATACGGACGGTCTCCTGACTCTGAAGCACATTCCGGGTTCTATTGTGATCGTCGGAGGCGGTGTGATTGGCACGGAGTACGCCTCGATTCTCGCCGCCTTGGGAATCCCCGTTACCCTCATCGATAAACGGCCGCGGCTGTTGGAGTTCGTCGACGTTGAGATCATAGAAACGCTCCAACAACGCATGAAAGATTTGGGAGTGACGCTGTATCACGATGAAGAAGTTCTCGCGATCAAAAAAGAATGGAACAAATCCATCCATGTGTCCCTTCGCCACAACCGTCCGATTCGAACCTCGACACTCATGTATGCGATCGGGCGCGTCGGCGCGACACAATCGCTGAATCTCCAAACAGTCGGCTTACAACCAGATAGCCGCGGCCGTCTGACCGTCAATGAACACTTCCAAACGGCGATTCCTCACATCTATGCGGTCGGCGACGTCGTCGGCTTTCCAGCCCTCGCCTCGACGTCAATGCAACAGGGCCGCCACGCCGCCTGCCATGCCTTCGGCTATCCCGACCGTACCGATACGTCGCTCCTTCCCTACGGTATTTATGCCATTCCAGAAATCTCCATGGTGGGTCGGAATGAGGATGAACTCAGACAGGCAGAGGTTCCCTATGGCATCGGTATCGCCCGTTACAAAGAAATCGCCCGAGGACAACTGATCGGCGATGAAACCGGCATGTTGAAGCTACTGTTTCATCGACACACCAGGCATCTGTTGGGCGTTCATGTCATCGGTGAGGGAGCCACGGAACTGATTCACATCGGCCAGGCGGTCATGGCCTTTCACGGCAAGATCGATTATTTTATCGATACGGTCTTCAACTACCCGACGCTGGCGGAATGTTACAAGGTCGCCGCTCTCGACGGCATGAATCGGATGCCGAGGCCTTGGATTCCGTACATATAA
- a CDS encoding Thiol peroxidase, Tpx-type yields MRTRYWVFIGTTLCFSLSLVGCQTMGGSTGAGFSYKNIPVADGSAVAGEGNKVLFKGNPLALTGNGVKVGDMLRDVKVAQNDLSLVNIAQTKGAGKVRIISVVPSLDTPVCEQQTHHLSERSKGLDKMIELITVSVDTPFAQKRFAEEANIANITFLSDYRGAEFGKTHGLFLEGPNILTRAVMVVDKTNTIRYLQITPELSQLPDMEEALQFARRLITES; encoded by the coding sequence ATGCGGACGAGATATTGGGTTTTCATCGGCACCACGCTGTGCTTTTCGCTTAGTCTCGTCGGATGTCAGACGATGGGAGGATCAACCGGCGCCGGCTTTTCCTACAAGAATATTCCGGTGGCGGATGGGAGTGCAGTCGCAGGCGAGGGCAACAAGGTCCTGTTCAAAGGCAATCCCCTGGCCCTCACAGGCAATGGAGTGAAAGTCGGCGACATGCTGCGCGACGTGAAGGTGGCGCAGAATGACTTATCCCTCGTGAACATCGCGCAGACCAAAGGCGCGGGAAAAGTGCGCATCATCAGTGTGGTTCCCTCCCTGGATACCCCTGTGTGCGAGCAACAGACCCATCATCTGAGCGAGCGGAGTAAGGGCCTCGATAAGATGATTGAACTCATCACCGTGAGCGTCGATACGCCCTTCGCCCAGAAACGGTTTGCCGAAGAAGCCAACATCGCCAATATCACCTTCTTATCCGACTATCGGGGAGCCGAATTCGGGAAGACCCATGGTCTCTTCTTGGAGGGTCCGAACATTTTGACGAGAGCGGTCATGGTCGTCGATAAGACGAACACCATTCGCTATCTCCAAATCACTCCGGAGCTCTCTCAACTGCCGGATATGGAAGAAGCCTTACAATTTGCTCGTCGATTGATCACGGAAAGCTGA